Proteins found in one Streptomyces sp. NBC_00461 genomic segment:
- a CDS encoding cysteate synthase — MSGVRPGTRHYTVVCSSCGARYEDDGLLLDCDRPHEPAFLRTDYNRTGTRTGESAGLFRHASLLPVTRTFPDVPGPVVHAAERLGRRIGLDRLWIAFNGYWPEREAYLPTCTFKDLEAYTVLGRLPAEPPVLVIPSAGNTAAAFAWAATRHQVPCLLVVPAPALERMRFPAPLDPRVRIVVLDGTATYSDAIACADLLSAFPGHHAEGGSRNVGRRDGLGTVMLAAADALGRLPETYVQAVGSGTGAIGAHEAARRLRTEGEALPRLLMCQNAPFAPLYDAWRCTGAAPADPAPRLDRDRAPHFDRDREHEPLARELTNRRPPFTVRGGVRDVLTESGGDVLCTDNVAALDAMALFEEVEGIDIEPGAGVALAALAEAARAGRVRRDELVLLNITGGGRARQARDLPLIPAAPWLRVPWPGRDEGPRAVAELVARQLTGLTAVTEAAR, encoded by the coding sequence ATGTCCGGAGTACGCCCGGGAACACGTCATTACACCGTCGTCTGTTCCTCATGCGGAGCCCGATACGAGGACGACGGTCTCCTCCTCGACTGTGACCGTCCCCACGAACCGGCATTCCTGCGCACCGACTACAACAGAACCGGAACCCGGACCGGTGAAAGCGCCGGCCTGTTCCGGCACGCCTCGCTGCTGCCGGTGACTCGCACCTTCCCCGACGTGCCCGGTCCCGTCGTCCACGCCGCCGAACGGCTGGGCCGCCGTATCGGTCTGGACCGGCTGTGGATCGCCTTCAACGGGTACTGGCCGGAGCGCGAGGCGTATCTGCCGACGTGCACGTTCAAGGATCTTGAGGCCTACACGGTGCTGGGCCGGCTGCCCGCCGAGCCGCCCGTGCTCGTGATTCCCTCGGCGGGCAACACCGCCGCCGCCTTCGCCTGGGCGGCCACCCGTCACCAGGTGCCCTGTCTGCTCGTCGTACCCGCCCCCGCCCTGGAGCGGATGCGGTTCCCCGCCCCGCTCGACCCCCGCGTCCGGATCGTCGTCCTCGACGGCACCGCCACCTACAGCGACGCGATCGCCTGCGCCGACCTGCTCTCCGCGTTCCCCGGCCACCACGCCGAGGGCGGCTCGCGCAATGTCGGCCGCCGGGACGGCCTGGGCACCGTCATGCTGGCCGCCGCCGACGCCCTCGGGCGGCTGCCGGAGACCTATGTGCAGGCCGTCGGCAGCGGCACCGGAGCCATCGGCGCCCACGAGGCGGCACGCAGGCTGCGGACGGAGGGCGAGGCTCTGCCCCGTCTGCTGATGTGCCAGAACGCGCCCTTCGCGCCGCTGTACGACGCCTGGCGATGTACCGGCGCGGCACCGGCCGACCCCGCCCCCCGACTCGACCGCGACCGCGCCCCACATTTCGACCGCGACCGTGAGCATGAGCCTCTGGCCCGCGAACTGACCAACAGGCGCCCGCCGTTCACCGTCCGCGGCGGAGTCCGCGACGTGCTCACCGAGAGCGGTGGCGACGTGCTGTGCACCGACAACGTTGCTGCGCTCGACGCCATGGCCCTCTTCGAGGAGGTCGAGGGCATCGACATCGAGCCGGGCGCCGGCGTGGCGCTGGCCGCCCTGGCCGAGGCGGCACGGGCCGGCCGCGTCCGCCGCGACGAACTCGTCCTCCTCAACATCACCGGAGGCGGCCGGGCCCGCCAGGCCCGCGACCTGCCGCTGATACCCGCCGCGCCCTGGCTGCGCGTGCCGTGGCCCGGACGCGACGAGGGCCCGCGGGCCGTCGCCGAACTCGTGGCACGGCAGCTGACCGGCCTCACGGCGGTCACGGAGGCCGCCCGATGA